Sequence from the Candidatus Accumulibacter similis genome:
CTCGATGCCACCGAGCATGCGGGCGATTTCCTCGACCCTTGCCTCGCCATCGAGCACGACGACCCGGCTGCGCAACTGTTGCCGCTCCACTTCCTTGCTGACTTGCCACTGCCAGTGGGCGCGCGCCGCCACTTGGGGCAGGTGGGTCACGCACAGCACCTGCCGTTGATTTCCCAGTTCGCGCAGCAGGCGGCCGACCACTTCGGCGACGCCACCACCGATGCCGACGTCAACCTCGTCGAAGATCAGGGTCGGTACGCTTGCCGCTTGGCTGGTGACGACCTGAATCGCCAGGCTGATGCGCGAAATCTCGCCGCCGGAGGCGACCTTGGCGAGTGCGCGCGCTTCGCTGCCGGCCAGGCCGGCGATGCGAAATTCGACTTGCTCGAGGCCATTGGCGTTGCCTCCCTCGACCGGCAGCAAAGCCACTTCGAATCGTCCGCCGCCGAGGGCTAGCTGCCGCATCACCAGGCTGACTTCGCTGCCGAGTTGGCGTGCTGCGGCCTGGCGGCCGGCGGAAAGCTGCCCGGCAAGCTCTTCATAAGTGGCGCGTGCGGCAGCGGCGCGCGTCGCCAGGCCATCGATGTCGGCGGCCTCGCCCAGCACTGCCAGCCTGTCGAGCCAGCGTTTCAGGAGATCGGGCAGGTCCTCGGGGGCACAGCGGAACTTCCGCGCGCACCCGAGAACGGCATCGAGCCGCCGCTCGACCTCGCCCAGGCGTCGTGGATCCAGATCCACGCGGCCGCCGTAGCGGCGCAGCGCCGAGATCGCTTCGCCAAGTTCGGCCTGGGCGGACCGCACCAGAGATGCCACTTCGGCGATCGCCTCGTCAAACTCTGAAAGGTCGTCGAGTCGATGGCTCACCGCCGCCAGTCGTGCGTCGCAGGCGGCATCACCTTCGGCCAGCGCCTGCAAGGCGAACTGGGCGCCCTCGACGAGGCTTGCGGCATGTGCGAGGCGCTTGTGTTCCTGGTTCAGAAGCGTCCATTCGTCGTTGCAGAAGGCCAGCGTCTGCAATTCACGAACTTGCCACTCAAGCTGTTCCCTTTCGTGCGCCAGCGCCTCGAGATCCTCGCTCGCGGCTGCCAGGGTCGCCCGTGCCGTTCGCCAGTTGCGCCAGGCGGCGGACACTTCCGCCTGCAGAGACTCGAGCCGGGAATGCCCGTCGAGCAAGGCACGCTGCGCATCGCTGCGCAGGAGCGACTGATGCGCGTGCTGGCCATGGATGTCTACCAGCGATTCAGCCACCTCGCGCAGTTGTTGCACCGTCACCGGCGACCCATTCAGGTAGGCACGCGAACGACCGTTGTTGTCGACCACACGCCGCAGCAGCAGGCCTCCCTTGGTGTCGAGATCGTGTGCCAGTAGCCAGGCTGAGGCCTCGGGTGCGGCCGCGAGGTCGAATTCGGCGGTGACTTCGGCGCGGTCGCAGCCGGCACGAATCAAACCGGCGTCGGCGCGCTCGCCGAGGGCGAAGGCGAGCGCGTCGACCAGAATCGACTTGCCGGCACCCGTTTCGCCGGTCAGTGTTCCGAAGCCCGGCTGCAGGTCGAGTTCCAGGCGGTCAACGAGTACGAAGTCGCGGATCGTCAGACGACAGAGCATGGCATTCCCGTTCCGTTGCCGCCCTAGTGTTCCTTCGGCCGCTCGCTCCAGTGCAGCTTCTGGCGGAGCATCGCGAAATAACTGTAGGCCGGTGGGTGCAGCAAGGTGATCGAGTACTCCGATCGTCGAATACGAACGGCATCACCGTTCTTCAGGTCGGCTGTCACCTGCCCGTCGAAGTGGGCGCGTGAGTCGGTTGCGTAGACGATGCGGATTTCGATCTCGTTGCGGTCACCGACGAGTATTGGCCGGTTGGTCAGTGCGTGCGGGCAGAGCGGCACGAGTGCGATCGCCGCCACTCCCGGATGCAGGATGGGCCCGTTGGCCGACAGGGCATAGGCCGTTGAGCCGGTCGAAGTGGCGACGATCAGTCCGTCCGAGCGCAGGTGATAGATGAACTCGCCATCGATGAAGAGCTCGAACTCGATCATCCGCCCGATCGCGCCCTTGTCGACGACGACATCGTTCAGTGCCAGGTTGCAGACAATGCTGCGCCCTTGGCGACTGACTTCGGCATCTAGCAGCATGCGCGTCTCGGGGATGAACCTGCCGTCCAGCAGGTCGTCCATGCACGACAGCATCTCGGTGCGGGCGATATCGGTCATGAAGCCCAGGCGCCCCTGGTTGACGCCGACCAGCGGCACGCGATAACGCGCCAGTTGCCTGGCAGCATTGAGCATGGTTCCGTCCCCACCAACGACAATCGCCAGATCGGAATGCGCTCCGAGCCAGGGAAAGTTGCCGCTCGCCCAGCTTCCCAGCGCCAGATGGGAAACGACGTTGCCGGCGGTTTCCTCTTCGATCAGGACGGTGATGCCGCGCTCGTGCAGGTAGCGTGCCAGCAAGCGGATTGACTCGGCGATCTCCGGACTGTGGTACTTTCCCACCAGCGCGATCGTTCGCGGTGGCGCTGCGTCGTCGGCCGAAGCTTGCGGAAAGGCATTGGTCATGGGCCCGAATTAAACCACAATTCGACTTGTTTCCGCGGCGCACCGCGTCCGCAGCATTTTTTTGTAGAATCCAGACCATGCTCGATGATCGCGCACGAACACTGCTCAAGACACTGATCGAACGTTACATTGCCGAAGGTCAGCCGGTCGGGTCGCGAGCGCTGTCGCGCTATTCCGGCCTTGAGCTGTCGGCCGCGACCGTTCGTAACGTGATGGCCGATCTCGAAGACATCGGTCTCATCGCCAGCCCGCACACTTCAGCGGGCCGGGTGCCGACGGCACGCGGCTACCGCTTCTTTGTCGATAGCCTGTTGACCGTGAAGCCGCTGGACCGGGACAAGCTGCAGGCCATCGAGGGGCAGTTGGCGCCGATGCAACCGCGACAACTGATCAGCAATGCCTCACACCTGCTCTCCGGGTTGACCCACTTCGCAGGCATCGTCATGACACCGCGTCGTCTGACGTTGCGGATTCGCCAGATGGAGTTCGTCAGCCTGTCCGAGCGGCGCGTCCTGCTGATTCTGGTGACGGCCGACGGCGACGTACAGAATCGCCTGCTTTTCACCAACCGTGCGTACGCCCCATCGGAGCTGGTCACCGCGACCAACTACCTGAATCAGCATTTCGTCGGGCACGACTTCGAGCACATCCATTCACGCGTGCGTGATGAACTGAAGGAATTGCGCGGCGACCTGCAGGCGCTGATGGCCGCCGCGCTGACGGCCGGCGACGAGGTGATACGGGGCCCGGGTGAGCGTTATGTGATCTCCGGCGAGCGCAACCTGCTCGAAGTCGAAGAGTTCTCATCGAACATGAAGCGGTTGCGCGAGTTGTTTGACCTCTTCGAACAGCGGACCGCGCTGATGCAGCTGCTCGACCTCTCGCAGCGCGCGGACGGTGTGCAGATTTTCATAGGCGGCGAGTCCGGTCTGGCCCCGCTGGACGAATGCAGCGTCGTCACCGCGCCCTATGAGGTCGATGGCGAGGTGGTCGGCTCGGTAGGCGTCATCGGCC
This genomic interval carries:
- the recN gene encoding DNA repair protein RecN encodes the protein MLCRLTIRDFVLVDRLELDLQPGFGTLTGETGAGKSILVDALAFALGERADAGLIRAGCDRAEVTAEFDLAAAPEASAWLLAHDLDTKGGLLLRRVVDNNGRSRAYLNGSPVTVQQLREVAESLVDIHGQHAHQSLLRSDAQRALLDGHSRLESLQAEVSAAWRNWRTARATLAAASEDLEALAHEREQLEWQVRELQTLAFCNDEWTLLNQEHKRLAHAASLVEGAQFALQALAEGDAACDARLAAVSHRLDDLSEFDEAIAEVASLVRSAQAELGEAISALRRYGGRVDLDPRRLGEVERRLDAVLGCARKFRCAPEDLPDLLKRWLDRLAVLGEAADIDGLATRAAAARATYEELAGQLSAGRQAAARQLGSEVSLVMRQLALGGGRFEVALLPVEGGNANGLEQVEFRIAGLAGSEARALAKVASGGEISRISLAIQVVTSQAASVPTLIFDEVDVGIGGGVAEVVGRLLRELGNQRQVLCVTHLPQVAARAHWQWQVSKEVERQQLRSRVVVLDGEARVEEIARMLGGIEITPVTRQHAREMLVIGSPDG
- a CDS encoding NAD kinase — encoded protein: MTNAFPQASADDAAPPRTIALVGKYHSPEIAESIRLLARYLHERGITVLIEEETAGNVVSHLALGSWASGNFPWLGAHSDLAIVVGGDGTMLNAARQLARYRVPLVGVNQGRLGFMTDIARTEMLSCMDDLLDGRFIPETRMLLDAEVSRQGRSIVCNLALNDVVVDKGAIGRMIEFELFIDGEFIYHLRSDGLIVATSTGSTAYALSANGPILHPGVAAIALVPLCPHALTNRPILVGDRNEIEIRIVYATDSRAHFDGQVTADLKNGDAVRIRRSEYSITLLHPPAYSYFAMLRQKLHWSERPKEH
- the hrcA gene encoding heat-inducible transcriptional repressor HrcA — translated: MLDDRARTLLKTLIERYIAEGQPVGSRALSRYSGLELSAATVRNVMADLEDIGLIASPHTSAGRVPTARGYRFFVDSLLTVKPLDRDKLQAIEGQLAPMQPRQLISNASHLLSGLTHFAGIVMTPRRLTLRIRQMEFVSLSERRVLLILVTADGDVQNRLLFTNRAYAPSELVTATNYLNQHFVGHDFEHIHSRVRDELKELRGDLQALMAAALTAGDEVIRGPGERYVISGERNLLEVEEFSSNMKRLRELFDLFEQRTALMQLLDLSQRADGVQIFIGGESGLAPLDECSVVTAPYEVDGEVVGSVGVIGPTRMAYERVIPIVDITAKLLSSALTYQANC